One Lysobacter enzymogenes DNA segment encodes these proteins:
- a CDS encoding thioesterase family protein — protein MSAADRPHDDDTPWYFEPLGGLRFAPSAHVGGGWNPCEQHIAPAFGLLTHLIERHRDQRRDDGLALGRLCFDIHGVLPMAPFEVELEVIRPGRTIERVEARIVHGGRTAVVLHAWLLARTDTAALAGTPEPPLPAPEQLPPWDFGSVWPGGFVRSVRARRREQAPGRGVFWVDTDIALLKGETVSPTARLLGLVDIANGATPRVAPERAVFPNLDLTAHLLRAPVGAWIGFDTSVSFGPDGIGLTHSWVHDERGLVGTVSQCLTVRPVAVQPGRSL, from the coding sequence ATGAGCGCCGCAGACCGCCCGCACGACGACGACACACCCTGGTACTTCGAACCGCTCGGCGGGCTGCGTTTCGCGCCCAGCGCCCACGTGGGCGGCGGCTGGAACCCGTGCGAGCAGCACATCGCGCCGGCGTTCGGCTTGCTGACGCATCTGATCGAGCGGCACCGCGACCAGCGCCGCGACGACGGCCTCGCTCTCGGCCGGCTGTGCTTCGACATTCACGGCGTGCTGCCGATGGCGCCTTTCGAGGTCGAACTGGAGGTGATCCGGCCCGGCCGGACCATCGAACGGGTGGAAGCGCGCATCGTGCACGGCGGACGCACCGCGGTCGTGCTGCACGCGTGGCTGTTGGCCCGCACCGACACCGCCGCCTTGGCCGGTACGCCGGAACCGCCGCTTCCTGCGCCCGAGCAACTGCCGCCGTGGGACTTCGGCAGCGTGTGGCCGGGCGGTTTCGTGCGCAGCGTGCGCGCGCGCCGGCGCGAGCAGGCGCCGGGACGCGGCGTGTTCTGGGTCGATACCGATATCGCCTTGCTGAAGGGCGAAACCGTCAGCCCGACGGCGCGCTTGCTGGGCTTGGTCGACATCGCCAACGGCGCGACGCCGCGGGTCGCGCCGGAGCGGGCGGTGTTTCCCAATCTCGATCTCACCGCGCATCTGTTGCGCGCGCCGGTCGGCGCGTGGATCGGGTTCGATACCTCGGTGAGCTTCGGGCCCGATGGGATCGGGCTGACCCATAGCTGGGTCCACGACGAGCGGGGCTTGGTCGGGACGGTCAGCCAGTGTCTGACGGTGCGGCCGGTGGCCGTGCAGCCGGGCCGCTCCCTGTAG
- a CDS encoding glutamate-5-semialdehyde dehydrogenase, translated as MSGYVRTLAERAREASLLLAALDGAERAALIAAMAEQLDAQRDAILAANADDVARGEAAGLSAAMLDRLRLDPQRLGAIAGALREVAAQADPLDGVTRSETRANGLVIERKRVPLGLIAMIYESRPNVTADAAALCLKAGNAVLLRGGSEARASNAAIAAALHAALRERGLPVAAVSLIEDTAREHVLELLQLSDLIDLAIPRGGESLIRFVAEHARVPVIKHYKGVCHLYVDRAADLDLAVNLLVDGKASRPGVCNALETLLVHRDIAAAFVPRALAALSGRGVQVRGCERVRALAGEGGFDVAAADDGDYAAEYLDLIIAARVVDDLDQALAHIARYGSDHTEVIATADPATADAFVRRTRSSAVMVNASSRFNDGGQLGLGAEIGISTTRLHAYGPMGVESLTIERFVVRGAGQVRHPESLER; from the coding sequence ATGAGCGGTTACGTACGCACCCTGGCCGAACGCGCCCGCGAGGCCTCGCTGCTCCTGGCCGCGCTCGACGGCGCCGAGCGCGCCGCGCTGATCGCGGCGATGGCCGAACAACTCGACGCGCAACGCGATGCCATCCTGGCCGCCAACGCCGACGACGTCGCCCGTGGCGAAGCCGCCGGCCTCAGCGCCGCGATGCTCGACCGCCTGCGCCTGGACCCGCAACGCCTGGGCGCCATCGCCGGCGCACTGCGCGAAGTGGCCGCGCAAGCCGATCCGCTCGACGGCGTCACCCGCAGCGAAACCCGCGCCAACGGTCTGGTCATCGAACGCAAACGCGTGCCGCTGGGCCTGATCGCGATGATCTACGAATCGCGCCCCAACGTGACCGCCGACGCGGCCGCGCTGTGCCTGAAGGCCGGCAACGCCGTGCTGCTGCGCGGCGGCTCGGAAGCGCGCGCCAGCAACGCCGCCATCGCCGCCGCCTTGCATGCGGCGCTGCGCGAACGCGGGCTGCCCGTCGCCGCGGTGTCGCTGATCGAGGACACCGCGCGCGAACACGTGCTGGAACTGCTGCAGCTGTCCGACCTGATCGATCTGGCGATCCCGCGCGGCGGCGAGAGCCTGATCCGCTTCGTCGCCGAACACGCGCGGGTGCCGGTGATCAAGCACTACAAGGGCGTCTGCCACCTCTACGTGGACCGCGCCGCCGATCTCGATCTCGCGGTGAACCTGCTGGTGGACGGCAAGGCCTCGCGCCCGGGCGTGTGCAACGCGCTGGAAACGCTGCTGGTGCACCGCGACATCGCCGCCGCCTTCGTGCCGCGCGCGCTGGCGGCGCTGTCCGGCCGCGGCGTGCAGGTGCGCGGCTGCGAGCGCGTCCGCGCATTGGCGGGCGAGGGCGGTTTCGACGTGGCGGCGGCCGACGACGGCGACTACGCCGCCGAGTACCTCGACCTCATCATCGCCGCGCGCGTGGTCGACGACCTCGACCAAGCCCTGGCCCACATCGCCCGATACGGCTCCGACCACACCGAAGTGATCGCCACCGCCGACCCCGCCACCGCCGACGCCTTCGTCCGCCGCACCCGCAGCTCGGCGGTGATGGTCAACGCGTCCTCGCGCTTCAACGACGGCGGGCAACTGGGCCTCGGCGCCGAGATCGGCATCTCCACCACGCGCCTGCACGCCTACGGGCCGATGGGCGTCGAGTCGCTGACCATCGAGCGCTTCGTGGTGCGCGGGGCAGGGCAGGTGCGCCACCCGGAATCGCTGGAGCGCTAA
- the proB gene encoding glutamate 5-kinase: MSAAAADFAAQPLPPWRRAVLKVGSSLLAGFEGGGLDSRYAAGLARFIESAREQQREVVLVSSGAVAAGRSRIAAGGDGLVLRQALASLGQASLIAFWQQLSSVPVAQVLLTHDDLRNRRRYLNARASLRELLRLGALPVINENDTVAVDELKLGDNDNLAAAVASLVDADLLLIATDIGGLYSGHPQRDPNARPIERVAVVTPELLLAASGGAGALGTGGMRTKLEAAAKAATAGVATALFCGRDNDVVEALARDTLHGTLVSAQNDRLRARKQWLRHAPASGGLRIDAGAANALRVRGASLLPGGVVAVEGEFRRGDVVELRVAEGGEAVGRGLVQYNSAELGRIKGRHSRDIEAVLGFRYGESVVHRDDLVMLGGRAADPHAVDSGGNEPASGPATDEVSQ, encoded by the coding sequence ATGAGCGCGGCGGCCGCGGACTTCGCCGCGCAGCCGTTGCCGCCGTGGCGCCGCGCCGTGCTCAAGGTCGGCAGCAGTCTGCTGGCCGGCTTCGAGGGCGGCGGCCTCGATTCGCGCTACGCCGCGGGCCTGGCGCGCTTCATCGAAAGCGCGCGCGAACAACAGCGCGAAGTGGTGCTGGTCTCGTCCGGCGCGGTCGCCGCCGGCCGCAGCCGCATTGCCGCCGGCGGCGACGGATTGGTGCTGCGGCAGGCGCTGGCCTCGCTCGGCCAGGCCTCGCTGATCGCGTTCTGGCAGCAGTTGTCGAGCGTGCCGGTGGCGCAGGTGCTGCTGACCCACGACGACCTGCGCAACCGCCGCCGCTACCTCAACGCCCGCGCCTCGCTGCGCGAACTGCTGCGGCTCGGCGCGCTGCCGGTCATCAACGAAAACGACACCGTCGCCGTCGACGAGCTCAAGCTCGGCGACAACGACAACCTCGCCGCCGCGGTGGCCTCGCTGGTCGATGCCGACCTGCTGCTGATCGCCACCGACATCGGCGGCCTCTACAGCGGCCACCCGCAGCGCGATCCGAACGCGCGCCCGATCGAACGCGTCGCCGTCGTCACCCCCGAGCTTTTGCTCGCCGCCAGCGGCGGCGCCGGCGCGCTCGGCACCGGCGGCATGCGCACCAAGCTCGAAGCCGCGGCCAAGGCCGCCACCGCCGGCGTCGCCACCGCGCTGTTCTGCGGACGCGACAACGACGTCGTCGAGGCGCTGGCCCGCGACACCCTGCACGGCACCCTGGTGTCGGCGCAGAACGACCGCCTGCGCGCGCGCAAGCAATGGCTGCGCCACGCCCCGGCCAGCGGCGGCCTGCGCATCGACGCCGGCGCCGCCAACGCCCTGCGCGTGCGCGGCGCCTCGCTGCTGCCCGGCGGCGTGGTCGCGGTGGAGGGCGAGTTCCGCCGCGGCGACGTGGTCGAGCTGCGCGTGGCCGAAGGCGGCGAAGCGGTCGGGCGCGGGCTGGTGCAGTACAACTCGGCCGAGCTCGGGCGGATCAAGGGCCGGCACAGTCGCGATATCGAAGCCGTGCTTGGCTTCCGTTATGGCGAATCGGTGGTGCATCGCGACGATCTGGTGATGTTGGGCGGCCGCGCCGCCGATCCCCATGCCGTGGATTCGGGCGGAAACGAACCGGCGTCCGGGCCGGCAACCGACGAGGTTTCGCAATGA
- the argH gene encoding argininosuccinate lyase encodes MSDLLWQKPGVKVDARIQNFLAGEDVILDREFFAFDIQASRAHAQGLQQIGILSAGELDGLSRELDTLAEDFQAGRFVLDERFEDGHSAIEGRLIERLGDAGRKIHTGRSRNDQILVATRLWLKDRLARTYALCVETAQVALARAEAERDLPLPGYTHLQRAVVSSAGMWWAAWAEGFIDNAVRARQSLEWVDANPLGSAAGYGVNLPLARDHTTAALGFGRMQVAAAYAQLSRGKFELGAIDALATALLDLRRLAWDLSLFTSAEFGFVALPAEYTTGSSIMPNKRNPDVIELMRASYAAVAAARTEIENLLSLPSGYHRDLQFSKGAIFHAFGRGLGALELLPDLLRNLEWKPQAMRAALDPSMYATDLAVDLARQGLPFRDAYKQAADPARWAQGDPEASLAARVSPGAAADLRLDVLQTRLRSLT; translated from the coding sequence ATGTCCGATCTCCTCTGGCAAAAACCCGGCGTCAAGGTAGACGCGCGCATCCAGAACTTCCTCGCCGGCGAGGACGTGATCCTCGACCGCGAGTTCTTCGCGTTCGACATCCAGGCCAGCCGCGCGCATGCGCAGGGGCTGCAGCAGATCGGCATCCTCAGCGCCGGGGAACTCGACGGCCTGTCGCGCGAGCTCGACACGCTGGCCGAGGACTTCCAGGCCGGCCGCTTCGTCCTCGACGAGCGCTTCGAAGACGGCCATTCGGCGATCGAAGGCCGCCTGATCGAACGCCTCGGCGACGCCGGCCGCAAGATCCACACCGGGCGCAGCCGCAACGACCAGATCCTGGTCGCCACCCGCCTGTGGCTCAAGGACCGGCTGGCGCGCACGTACGCGCTGTGCGTGGAGACCGCGCAGGTCGCGCTGGCGCGCGCCGAGGCCGAACGCGACCTGCCGCTGCCGGGCTACACCCATCTGCAGCGCGCCGTGGTCTCCAGCGCCGGCATGTGGTGGGCGGCCTGGGCCGAGGGCTTCATCGACAACGCGGTGCGCGCGCGGCAGTCGCTGGAGTGGGTCGACGCCAATCCGCTCGGCAGCGCCGCCGGTTACGGCGTCAACCTGCCGCTGGCGCGCGACCACACCACCGCCGCGCTCGGCTTCGGCCGCATGCAGGTGGCCGCGGCCTATGCCCAGCTTTCGCGCGGCAAGTTCGAACTCGGCGCGATCGACGCGCTGGCGACCGCTTTGCTCGACCTGCGCCGCCTCGCCTGGGACCTGAGCCTGTTCACCAGCGCCGAATTCGGCTTCGTCGCGCTGCCGGCCGAATACACCACCGGCAGTTCGATCATGCCGAACAAGCGCAACCCCGACGTGATCGAACTCATGCGCGCCAGCTACGCCGCGGTCGCCGCCGCGCGCACCGAGATCGAGAACCTGCTGTCGCTGCCTTCGGGCTATCACCGCGATCTGCAGTTCTCCAAGGGCGCGATCTTCCACGCCTTCGGCCGCGGCCTGGGCGCGCTGGAACTGCTGCCCGACCTGCTGCGCAACCTGGAATGGAAGCCGCAGGCGATGCGCGCCGCGCTCGATCCGTCGATGTACGCCACCGACCTCGCCGTCGATCTGGCCCGCCAGGGCCTGCCGTTCCGCGACGCCTACAAGCAGGCCGCCGATCCGGCGCGTTGGGCCCAGGGCGATCCGGAAGCGAGCCTGGCCGCGCGGGTCTCGCCCGGCGCCGCCGCCGACCTGCGTCTGGACGTCCTGCAAACGCGCCTGAGATCGCTGACATGA
- the proS gene encoding proline--tRNA ligase, with protein MRLSRYLLPTLKENPAEAQIASHRLMLRAGLIRQEAAGIYSWLPAGLRTLRKIEAIVREEMNRAGALELLMPTLQLADLWRESGRYDAYGPEMLRIRDRHERELLYGPTNEDMVTAIFRANVKSYRALPMNLYHVQWKFRDEQRPRFGVMRGREFLMKDAYSFDVDEAAARRSYQRMFVAYLRTFARMGIRAIPMRAETGPIGGDLSHEFLVLAQTGESAVYCDKAVLDLPIPGAGVDYDGDLDPIVRQWTAPYAATEDVHDFERFEREVPAERRLQTRGIEVGQVFYFGTKYSAPMKALVTGPDGGDKPIHGGSYGIGVSRLLGAIIEAGHDDAGIVWPDAVAPFNVGIVNLDPGDAQIDELCAGVHGALEAMGLDALHDDTDERPGVKFARMDLLGLPWQLIVGRRGLSQGTVELKRRATGERLTLAPYDAVAHIGRCLENSGEE; from the coding sequence ATGCGTCTGTCGCGCTATTTGTTGCCCACCCTGAAGGAAAACCCCGCCGAGGCGCAGATCGCCTCGCACCGCCTGATGCTGCGCGCCGGCCTGATCCGGCAAGAGGCCGCCGGCATCTACTCCTGGCTGCCGGCCGGCCTGCGCACGCTGCGCAAGATCGAAGCCATCGTGCGCGAGGAAATGAACCGCGCCGGCGCGCTGGAACTGCTGATGCCGACCCTGCAGTTGGCCGACCTGTGGCGCGAAAGCGGCCGCTACGACGCCTACGGCCCGGAAATGCTGCGCATCCGCGACCGCCACGAGCGCGAGCTGTTGTACGGGCCCACCAACGAGGACATGGTCACCGCGATCTTCCGCGCCAACGTGAAGAGCTATCGCGCGCTGCCGATGAACCTCTACCACGTGCAGTGGAAGTTCCGCGACGAGCAGCGTCCGCGCTTCGGGGTGATGCGCGGGCGCGAGTTCCTGATGAAGGACGCGTACTCGTTCGACGTCGACGAAGCCGCCGCGCGCCGTTCCTACCAGCGCATGTTCGTCGCCTACCTGCGCACCTTCGCCCGCATGGGCATCCGCGCGATCCCGATGCGCGCCGAAACCGGCCCCATCGGCGGCGACCTTTCGCACGAGTTCCTGGTGCTGGCGCAGACCGGCGAATCGGCGGTGTACTGCGACAAGGCCGTGCTCGACCTGCCGATTCCCGGCGCCGGCGTCGATTACGACGGCGACCTCGACCCGATCGTGCGCCAGTGGACCGCGCCGTACGCCGCGACCGAGGACGTGCACGACTTCGAACGCTTCGAGCGCGAAGTGCCGGCCGAGCGCCGCCTGCAGACGCGCGGCATCGAAGTCGGCCAGGTGTTCTACTTCGGCACCAAGTACTCCGCGCCGATGAAGGCGCTGGTGACCGGCCCCGACGGCGGCGACAAGCCCATCCACGGCGGTTCCTACGGCATCGGCGTGTCGCGCTTGCTCGGCGCGATCATCGAAGCCGGGCACGACGATGCCGGCATCGTCTGGCCCGACGCGGTGGCGCCGTTCAACGTCGGCATCGTGAACCTCGACCCGGGCGACGCGCAGATCGATGAACTCTGCGCCGGCGTGCACGGCGCGCTGGAGGCGATGGGCCTGGACGCGCTGCACGACGACACCGACGAGCGCCCCGGGGTGAAGTTCGCGCGCATGGACCTGCTCGGCCTGCCGTGGCAGCTGATCGTCGGGCGTCGCGGCTTGAGCCAGGGCACGGTCGAACTCAAGCGCCGCGCCACCGGCGAGCGGCTGACGCTGGCGCCGTACGACGCCGTCGCGCATATCGGTAGATGCCTAGAAAATAGCGGAGAGGAGTGA
- the argC gene encoding N-acetyl-gamma-glutamyl-phosphate reductase, which yields MAKTIGIVGARGHVGADLVRLIAAHPQFELAFVSSRELAGQKLADHIPEYAAKNPELRYSAPSHEELPGLGADAVVLALPNGKAADCVAAFDAAGADPVIIDLSADYRFDDHWYYGLPELTRAGFHGQRRISNPGCYASAMQLAIAPLLNVLEGPVQCFGVSGYSGAGTTPSDKNDPEKLRDNLMPYALTGHLHEREVTRHLGHPVEFMPHVAPHFRGLTVTSNLHLSRRFEREELVEHYHRHYDGEPLVNVTDAAPWVSDIAGKHHVDVGGFALSEDGRRVVVVSTLDNLLKGAATQALQNLNLAFGHDERTGIDAHPRPRP from the coding sequence ATGGCTAAGACCATCGGCATCGTGGGCGCGCGCGGACACGTCGGCGCCGACCTGGTCCGGCTGATCGCCGCGCATCCGCAGTTCGAGCTGGCGTTCGTGTCCTCGCGCGAACTGGCCGGCCAGAAACTCGCCGACCATATTCCCGAATACGCGGCCAAGAATCCCGAGCTGCGCTACAGCGCGCCCAGCCACGAAGAACTGCCCGGCCTGGGCGCCGACGCGGTGGTGCTGGCGTTGCCCAACGGCAAGGCCGCCGATTGCGTGGCGGCGTTCGATGCGGCCGGCGCCGACCCGGTCATCATCGACCTGTCGGCCGATTACCGCTTCGACGACCACTGGTACTACGGCCTGCCCGAACTGACCCGCGCCGGCTTCCACGGCCAGCGCCGGATCAGCAATCCCGGCTGCTACGCCAGCGCCATGCAACTGGCGATCGCGCCGCTGCTCAACGTACTGGAAGGGCCGGTGCAGTGCTTCGGCGTGTCCGGCTATTCCGGCGCCGGCACCACGCCTTCGGACAAGAACGACCCCGAAAAGCTGCGCGACAACCTGATGCCGTACGCGCTGACCGGGCACCTGCACGAGCGCGAAGTGACCCGCCACCTCGGCCATCCGGTGGAGTTCATGCCGCATGTCGCGCCGCACTTCCGCGGCCTCACCGTGACCTCGAACCTGCACCTGTCGCGGCGCTTCGAGCGCGAGGAACTGGTCGAGCACTACCACCGCCACTACGACGGCGAGCCGCTGGTCAACGTGACCGACGCGGCGCCGTGGGTCAGCGACATCGCCGGCAAGCACCACGTCGATGTCGGCGGCTTCGCGCTGTCCGAGGACGGCCGCCGCGTGGTCGTGGTGTCGACGCTGGACAACCTGCTCAAGGGCGCGGCGACCCAGGCGCTACAGAACCTCAACCTGGCCTTCGGCCACGACGAACGCACCGGGATCGACGCGCACCCGCGACCGCGACCGTGA
- a CDS encoding GNAT family N-acetyltransferase codes for MAGNEAWSLQPRLSGEHVTLEPLGCAHADGLRAALAGGELAKAWYTNVPAPEGVDGYIEAALAMQQRGAAWAFAVLDARGEVVGSTRYYDMDAAVPRVQIGYTFYAPRVQRTGLNTQAKQLLLGHAFETLGCIAVGFETSWFNLASRTAIARLGAKQDGVLRNHRRHADGSPRDTVAFSIIDTEWPAVKRSLQYKLDQHSNGAAHG; via the coding sequence ATGGCCGGCAACGAAGCCTGGAGCCTGCAGCCGCGCCTGAGCGGCGAACACGTGACGCTGGAGCCGCTGGGCTGCGCCCATGCCGACGGCCTGCGCGCGGCGCTGGCCGGCGGCGAGCTGGCCAAGGCCTGGTACACCAACGTGCCGGCGCCGGAGGGCGTGGACGGCTACATCGAGGCCGCGCTGGCGATGCAGCAGCGCGGCGCCGCGTGGGCCTTCGCCGTGCTCGACGCGCGCGGCGAGGTCGTCGGCAGCACCCGCTACTACGACATGGACGCGGCGGTGCCGCGCGTCCAGATCGGTTACACCTTCTACGCCCCGCGGGTGCAGCGCACCGGGCTGAACACCCAGGCCAAGCAGTTGCTGCTGGGACATGCGTTCGAAACCCTGGGCTGCATTGCGGTAGGCTTCGAGACCAGTTGGTTCAACCTGGCCTCGCGCACCGCGATCGCGCGCCTGGGCGCCAAGCAGGACGGCGTGCTGCGCAACCATCGCCGCCACGCCGACGGCAGCCCGCGCGACACGGTCGCGTTCTCGATCATCGATACGGAGTGGCCGGCGGTGAAGCGCAGCCTGCAATACAAACTCGACCAGCACTCGAACGGAGCGGCGCATGGCTAA
- a CDS encoding acetylglutamate kinase, with amino-acid sequence MSVSMDNHLQTRQTIVRLLSSMASAKEISQYLKRFSQLDSKRFAVVKVGGAVLRDDLAALTSSLAFLQDVGLTPIVIHGAGPQLDEELSAAGIVKQTVGGLRVTSPEALAIVRRVFQSQNLKLVEALQSGDGRATSIISGVFEAEFLDRDTYGLVGEVKKVNLAPIEASLQAGSIPVIASLGETPGGQILNINADFAANELVQVLQPYKIVFLTGTGGLLDDNGRVIDSINLSTEYEHLIQQPWINGGMKVKIEQIKDLLDKLPLTSSVSITKPSELAKELFTHKGSGTLVRRGERVLQASRWDELDLTRLRGLIDSAFGRKLVDGYFENTRLKQAYVSENYRAAIVLIEAEGRTYLDKFAVLDDAQGEGLGRAVWQVMREQNPSVFWRSRHGNAVNPFYYSESDGCLKQEKWKVFWYGMDGFDEIAACVEYAGRRTPTLED; translated from the coding sequence ATGAGCGTCTCCATGGACAACCACCTGCAGACCCGCCAGACCATCGTGCGGCTGCTGTCGAGCATGGCCTCGGCCAAGGAAATCTCGCAGTACCTCAAGCGTTTTTCCCAGCTCGACTCCAAGCGCTTCGCGGTGGTCAAGGTCGGCGGCGCGGTGCTGCGCGACGACCTCGCCGCGCTGACTTCGTCGCTGGCGTTCCTGCAGGACGTGGGCCTGACCCCGATCGTCATCCACGGCGCCGGCCCGCAGCTCGATGAGGAATTGTCGGCCGCCGGCATCGTCAAGCAGACCGTCGGCGGCCTGCGCGTGACCTCGCCCGAGGCGTTGGCGATCGTGCGCCGGGTGTTCCAGTCGCAGAACCTCAAGCTGGTCGAGGCGCTGCAGTCCGGCGACGGCCGCGCGACCTCGATCATCTCCGGCGTGTTCGAAGCCGAATTCCTCGACCGCGACACGTACGGCTTGGTCGGCGAAGTGAAGAAGGTCAACCTCGCGCCGATCGAAGCCAGCCTGCAGGCCGGCTCGATCCCGGTCATCGCCAGCCTCGGCGAAACCCCCGGCGGCCAGATCCTCAACATCAACGCCGACTTCGCCGCCAACGAACTGGTGCAGGTGCTGCAGCCGTACAAGATCGTGTTCCTGACCGGCACCGGCGGCCTGCTCGACGACAACGGCCGGGTGATCGACTCGATCAACCTGTCGACCGAGTACGAGCACCTGATCCAGCAGCCTTGGATCAACGGCGGCATGAAGGTCAAGATCGAGCAGATCAAGGACCTGCTGGACAAGCTGCCGCTGACCTCGTCGGTGTCGATCACCAAGCCGTCGGAACTGGCCAAGGAACTGTTCACCCACAAGGGCTCGGGCACCCTCGTGCGGCGCGGCGAACGGGTGCTGCAGGCGTCGCGTTGGGACGAACTGGACCTGACGCGCCTGCGCGGCCTGATCGACTCCGCGTTCGGGCGCAAGCTGGTCGATGGCTATTTCGAAAACACCCGGCTCAAGCAGGCCTACGTCAGCGAGAACTACCGCGCCGCGATCGTGCTGATCGAGGCCGAGGGCCGCACGTATCTCGATAAATTCGCCGTATTGGACGACGCCCAGGGCGAAGGCCTCGGCCGCGCGGTGTGGCAGGTGATGCGCGAGCAGAATCCCAGCGTGTTCTGGCGCTCGCGCCACGGCAATGCGGTCAATCCGTTCTATTACTCCGAATCCGACGGCTGCCTGAAGCAGGAGAAGTGGAAGGTGTTCTGGTACGGCATGGACGGCTTCGACGAGATCGCCGCCTGCGTCGAATACGCGGGCCGGCGCACGCCGACGCTGGAGGACTGA
- a CDS encoding acetylornithine deacetylase → MLPEVLKHLQALVSYDTRNPPREIGTGGIFDYLRSQLPGFRIEVTDFGAGAVSMLAVRGNPRRLFNVHLDTVPSSEAWSADPHTLRVTEDRAIGLGACDIKGAAACLLAAAAVTDGDAAFLFSTDEEANDARCIAGFLATSHGFSEAIVAEPTQCEAVLAHRGISSVLLKFRGVAGHASGANAMQASALHQAVRWGGKALDYVEAQSHQRFGGLTGLRFNIGRVEGGIKANMIAPSAELRFGFRPLPSQSIDGLHELFGTLSDAGIIERYEETFRGPPLPGGDVADAENRRLEARDLADALNLPIGNAVDFWTEASLFSAGGLTAIVYGPGDIAQAHTADEWVALDQLERYARSVARIIGSQAQ, encoded by the coding sequence ATGCTCCCCGAAGTCCTCAAACATCTCCAAGCCCTGGTGTCCTACGACACCCGCAACCCGCCGCGCGAGATCGGCACCGGCGGCATTTTCGACTACCTGCGCAGCCAGCTGCCGGGCTTCCGCATCGAGGTGACCGACTTCGGCGCCGGCGCGGTGTCGATGCTGGCCGTGCGCGGCAATCCGCGCCGGTTGTTCAACGTGCATCTGGACACGGTGCCGTCCTCGGAAGCCTGGAGCGCGGACCCGCATACGCTGCGGGTGACCGAAGATCGCGCCATCGGCCTGGGCGCCTGTGACATCAAGGGCGCCGCCGCGTGCTTGCTGGCCGCCGCCGCCGTTACCGACGGCGACGCCGCGTTCCTATTCTCCACCGACGAAGAAGCCAACGACGCGCGCTGCATCGCCGGTTTCCTCGCCACCAGCCACGGTTTCAGCGAGGCCATCGTCGCCGAGCCGACCCAGTGCGAAGCGGTGCTGGCGCATCGCGGCATCAGCTCGGTGCTGTTGAAGTTCCGCGGCGTCGCCGGCCACGCCTCCGGCGCCAACGCCATGCAGGCCAGCGCGCTGCACCAGGCGGTGCGCTGGGGCGGCAAGGCACTGGACTACGTCGAAGCGCAATCGCACCAGCGCTTCGGCGGCCTGACCGGGCTGCGCTTCAACATCGGCCGGGTCGAAGGCGGGATCAAGGCCAACATGATCGCGCCCAGCGCCGAGCTGCGCTTCGGCTTCCGTCCGCTGCCGTCGCAGTCCATCGACGGCCTGCACGAGCTGTTCGGCACGCTCAGCGACGCCGGCATCATCGAGCGCTACGAAGAAACCTTCCGCGGCCCGCCGCTGCCGGGCGGCGACGTCGCCGACGCCGAGAACCGGCGCCTGGAAGCGCGCGACCTCGCCGACGCGCTGAACCTGCCGATCGGCAATGCGGTGGACTTCTGGACCGAGGCCTCGCTGTTCTCGGCCGGCGGCCTGACCGCCATCGTCTACGGTCCCGGCGACATCGCCCAGGCGCACACCGCCGACGAATGGGTCGCGCTGGACCAACTCGAACGCTACGCGCGCAGCGTGGCGCGGATCATCGGGAGCCAGGCGCAATGA